From Juglans regia cultivar Chandler chromosome 6, Walnut 2.0, whole genome shotgun sequence, the proteins below share one genomic window:
- the LOC109016278 gene encoding LEAF RUST 10 DISEASE-RESISTANCE LOCUS RECEPTOR-LIKE PROTEIN KINASE-like 2.1 — protein sequence MDAPYFSTSLLSILLISFFIILTVLTTPSYCIDDDPFFVECGRPYDCGSFRNIPFPYWGGGRPDFCGNRDKGYELECFNNEYPVLQFEELKFRVLNFSQSTNRMTIARNDLLGYLCPEKKLTTELNYTLYNYTSTIQNLTLCYGCPSPVLRTLGGDVFECPGASNNGYFVGDSSSSIKLSELSKSCDATMKVPIFKTTAFNEVPAGRAAPLLIEALKEGFEVEYDQSLLVACDGCQSSGGRCGSNSTSQFVCYCRDGVQFLNCGPNNSDGRKDSRSKVMIMILAFASSLSAVIGALIIGLCFKRKLRSIKIIQFFNKESLTHQSVETFLRNNGPFSIRRYSYSDIKKMTNFFKDKLGQGGYGCVYKGKLQDGSFVAVKVLKESKGNGEEFINEVTSISRTSHVNIVTLRGFCFESSKRALIYEFMPNGSLEKFIYKKAPQKIDHQLGWETLYMIAVGIARGLEYLHRGCNTRILHFDIKPHNILLDANFCPKISDFGLSKICPREKSIISMLGARGTVGYIAPELFCRIFGGVSHKSDVYSYGMMVLEMVGGTNNIDAETGLTSETYFPHWIYKHLELDKELWMQDIINEEDEQNVKKMIIVGLWCIQTNPSNRPTMSRVVDMLEGSLNSLQIPPKPFLSSPSRSLGDSLTEVVLHSDSMIP from the exons ATGGACGCCCCATATTTCTCTACATCTCTACTTTCCATCCTCCTCATctccttcttcatcatcttaacAGTACTAACTACACCATCTTACTGCATCGACGATGATCCCTTCTTCGTGGAGTGCGGTCGTCCCTACGACTGTGGAAGCTTCAGAAACATTCCGTTCCCTTACTGGGGAGGTGGTCGGCCGGACTTTTGCGGGAATAGGGATAAGGGGTACGAGTTGGAGTGCTTCAATAATGAATACCCTGTTTTGCAATTTGAAGAGCTAAAGTTCCGGGTACTGAATTTCAGCCAGTCCACAAACAGAATGACCATTGCAAGAAATGACCTCTTAGGATATCTTTGTCCTGAAAAAAAGCTGACTACCGAATTGAATTACACCTTGTATAATTATACTTCGACCATTCAGAACCTAACTTTATGCTATGGCTGCCCTTCACCCGTACTCCGCACACTGGGCGGCGATGTATTTGAATGCCCAGGAGCTTCGAATAATGGTTATTTCGTAGGCGACTCTTCGTCCAGTATCAAACTATCTGAACTTAGCAAATCATGTGATGCTACTATGAAAGTTCCcattttcaaaacgactgcttTCAATGAAGTCCCTGCGGGTAGAGCAGCACCGTTACTGATAGAAGCTCTGAAGGAAGGGTTTGAGGTGGAATACGATCAATCGTTGCTGGTTGCCTGTGATGGATGTCAGAGCTCAGGTGGGAGATGCGGCTCTAATAGCACCTCCCAGTTTGTCTGCTATTGCCGTGACGGTGTGCAATTTCTTAATTGTGGTCCAAACAACTCAGACG GTCGGAAGGATAGCAGATCGAAAGTCATGATCATGATACTAGCATTTG CAAGTAGTTTATCTGCGGTAATTGGAGCTCTGATAATTGGCCTCTGCTTCAAGAGAAAATTGAGATCCATTAAGATTATTCAGTTTTTTAATAAGGAGAGTCTAACGCATCAGAGTGTCGAGACATTTCTAAGGAACAATGGACCTTTTTCAATAAGAAGATATAGTTACTCagatatcaagaaaatgacCAACTTCTTCAAAGATAAATTAGGCCAAGGAGGCTATGGTTGCGTCTATAAGGGAAAATTACAAGATGGTTCTTTTGTAGCAGTGAAAGTTTTGAAAGAATCAAAAGGCAATGGAGAGGAATTCATTAATGAGGTTACAAGCATTAGTAGGACCTCCCATGTTAACATTGTTACTCTTAGAGGCTTTTGCTTCGAGAGCTCTAAAAGAGCTCTCATCTACGAGTTTATGCCTAACGGATCTCTCGAGAAGTTCATATACAAAAAAGCTCCACAAAAAATTGATCATCAATTGGGATGGGAAACATTATATATGATTGCAGTTGGCATAGCTCGAGGGTTAGAGTACTTACATAGAGGTTGTAACACAAGAATCTTGCATTTTGACATTAAGCCTCACAACATTCTTCTAGATGCGAACTTCTGTCCAAAGATTTCTGATTTTGGCCTTTCAAAAATATGCCCAAGAGAAAAGAGTATCATATCAATGTTGGGTGCAAGAGGGACGGTGGGATATATAGCTCCGGAActattttgtagaatttttgGAGGGGTCTCTCATAAATCTGATGTTTATAGCTACGGAatgatggttttagaaatgGTTGGGGGTACGAATAATATAGATGCTGAGACTGGTCTTACCAGTGAAACATACTTTCCACATTGGATATACAAGCACCTTGAGCTAGATAAAGAACTATGGATGCAAGATATCATAAATGAAGAGGATGAACAAAATGTAAAGAAGATGATAATAGTGGGTTTGTGGTGCATACAGACCAACCCATCAAATCGGCCAACAATGAGTAGAGTTGTGGATATGCTAGAAGGAAGCCTCAACTCTTTGCAAATCCCACCGAAGCCTTTTTTGTCTTCTCCGTCACGATCTCTAGGTGATTCTTTGACTGAAGTGGTTCTCCACTCTGATTCTATGATACCCTAA